A single window of Methylocella tundrae DNA harbors:
- the prfB gene encoding peptide chain release factor 2 (programmed frameshift): MRAEAEGLVQAIKQSMGLLRRHLDVDVAHRRLAELNAKVEDPNLWNDAEAAQKIMRERTELEDRLGSIRRFDNELEDAVTLVELAEAEEDSATEKEAIDQLKSLKVEAERRQIEALLSGEVDSNDTYVEVHAGAGGTESCDWARMLFRMYARWAERHKFKVEIIEETAGDEAGLKSGTLLVKGHNAHGWAKTESGVHRLVRISPFDSNARRHTSFASVWVYPVIDDKIDIDVKESDCRIDTYRSSGAGGQHINTTDSAVRITHIPSGIVVACQGERSQHKNKATAWNMLRARLYEQELERREAAANATEASKTEIGWGHQIRSYVLQPYQLVKDLRTGATSGTPDDVLDGDLDPFMEAALAQKLSGGAPIAMEDVD, translated from the coding sequence CATCGCCGCCTTGCTGAACTGAACGCCAAGGTCGAAGATCCAAATCTTTGGAACGACGCTGAGGCCGCGCAGAAAATCATGCGCGAGCGGACCGAACTCGAAGACCGGCTCGGCTCGATCAGGCGCTTCGACAACGAACTCGAAGACGCCGTCACGCTTGTCGAACTCGCCGAGGCGGAAGAAGATTCCGCTACCGAAAAGGAGGCGATCGACCAGCTGAAAAGCCTCAAAGTCGAGGCCGAGCGGCGCCAGATCGAGGCGCTTTTATCGGGCGAGGTCGATTCGAACGACACCTATGTCGAAGTTCACGCGGGAGCCGGGGGCACCGAGAGTTGCGACTGGGCGCGCATGCTGTTTCGCATGTATGCGCGCTGGGCCGAGCGCCACAAGTTCAAGGTCGAGATCATCGAAGAGACGGCGGGCGATGAAGCGGGCCTCAAATCTGGCACGCTTCTGGTCAAGGGCCATAACGCTCATGGCTGGGCCAAGACCGAATCCGGCGTGCATCGGCTCGTGCGCATCTCGCCGTTCGATTCCAACGCTCGGCGGCATACGAGCTTCGCCTCCGTGTGGGTCTATCCCGTCATCGACGACAAGATCGACATCGATGTCAAGGAAAGCGATTGCCGCATCGACACCTATCGCTCATCTGGCGCCGGCGGCCAGCACATCAACACGACCGATTCCGCTGTGCGCATCACCCATATTCCATCCGGTATCGTCGTCGCCTGTCAGGGCGAACGCTCGCAACACAAGAACAAGGCGACCGCCTGGAACATGTTGCGCGCGAGACTTTATGAGCAGGAATTGGAGCGTCGCGAGGCGGCCGCCAACGCCACTGAAGCATCAAAGACCGAAATCGGCTGGGGACATCAGATCCGCTCCTATGTGCTGCAGCCCTACCAGTTGGTGAAAGACCTCCGCACGGGCGCAACGTCCGGAACGCCAGATGATGTGCTGGACGGCGACCTAGATCCCTTCATGGAGGCGGCGCTGGCGCAGAAGCTCTCCGGAGGAGCCCCAATCGCGATGGAAGACGTCGATTAG
- a CDS encoding TlyA family RNA methyltransferase: MKQKPKSGATAGARPRADVALVERKLFDSRAKAQEAIAAGRVSVDGKTLRKASEPVDAGAHVEASAPYPWVSRGGVKLAAALDAFRFDPSGLACLDVGASTGGFTHVLLTRGAAHVFAVDVGRGQLRAEIARDPRVESREATDVRSLEANALPRLPRLVAIDVSFISLALVLPAVARLAAADAKLIALIKPQFEAGRAHLVKGLVKDRAVHEEVCARIKDLVQSLGWRVEGLIPSPIEGGDGNREFLIGASRR; encoded by the coding sequence ATGAAACAAAAGCCCAAAAGCGGAGCGACGGCTGGCGCACGTCCGCGCGCGGACGTCGCCCTTGTCGAGCGAAAACTGTTCGACAGCCGCGCCAAAGCGCAGGAGGCGATTGCAGCTGGCCGGGTCAGCGTCGATGGCAAAACACTGCGCAAAGCCTCCGAGCCGGTCGACGCGGGCGCTCATGTCGAAGCTTCGGCGCCATACCCCTGGGTGTCGCGCGGCGGTGTCAAACTCGCCGCGGCGCTTGACGCCTTCCGCTTCGATCCCTCTGGCCTCGCGTGTCTGGACGTCGGCGCCTCGACCGGGGGCTTCACCCATGTCCTTCTGACCCGTGGCGCAGCGCATGTTTTCGCCGTCGATGTCGGGCGTGGCCAGTTGCGCGCCGAAATCGCACGCGATCCACGCGTCGAGTCGCGCGAGGCGACCGATGTGAGAAGCCTCGAAGCAAACGCCCTGCCCCGCCTGCCGCGGCTCGTCGCGATCGATGTGAGCTTCATTTCGCTGGCGCTCGTGCTTCCGGCGGTCGCCCGGCTGGCGGCGGCCGACGCCAAGCTCATCGCTTTGATCAAACCGCAATTCGAAGCCGGCCGCGCGCACCTCGTCAAAGGCCTCGTCAAGGACAGAGCCGTGCATGAGGAGGTCTGCGCCCGGATCAAAGATCTGGTCCAATCGCTCGGCTGGCGCGTCGAAGGACTCATTCCCTCCCCGATCGAAGGCGGCGACGGCAATCGCGAATTTCTCATCGGCGCCAGTCGGCGATGA
- the dxs gene encoding 1-deoxy-D-xylulose-5-phosphate synthase — translation MTTSSTTPLLDTIHSPADLRRLPESELAQVAKELREETISAVSVTGGHLGAGLGVVELTVALHYVFDTPQDRLIWDVGHQAYPHKILTGRRERIRTLRRGGGLSGFTRRSESEYDPFGAAHSSTSISAGLGMAVANTLSGKNGNVIAVIGDGAMSAGMAYEAMNNAGAMHSRLIIILNDNEMSIAPPAGALSAYLARLVSGGAYRSVREAVKQLGRLLPRFVYDRARKTEEFARNFWAGGTMFEELGIYYVGPIDGHNLDQMLPVLKNVRDFKETGPILVHVVTQKGKGYAPAEATKDKYHAVNMFDVVTGKQVKPKPNAPVYTNVFAEALVKEAAKDDKIVAITAAMPSGTGLDIFQKSFPDRTFDVGIAEQHAVTFAAGLASEGYKPFCALYSTFLQRGYDQVVHDVAIQNLPVRFAIDRAGLVGADGATHAGSFDVAFLGIVPNIVVMAAADEAELVHMVATAAAYDAGPIALRYPRGEGVGVEMPVEGKPLEIGRGRIVREGNKVAILSFGARLAEVLKAAEDLAGYGVSTTVADARFAKPLDVDLLMRLAANHEVLITIEEGSVGGFGSFVAQKLTDEGVLDGAGSRPLKFRSMVLPDVFQDHDKPEKLYAQAGLDAKAVVAKVLSTLGRESDALKSRIA, via the coding sequence GTGACGACTTCTTCGACAACTCCCCTGCTCGATACAATCCATTCGCCTGCCGATCTGCGGCGGCTTCCCGAGTCGGAGCTCGCGCAAGTCGCCAAGGAACTGCGTGAGGAGACGATTAGCGCCGTTTCGGTGACCGGCGGCCATCTTGGAGCAGGTCTTGGCGTCGTCGAACTGACGGTCGCCCTGCATTATGTGTTCGATACGCCGCAGGATCGGTTGATCTGGGACGTCGGTCATCAAGCCTATCCTCACAAAATCCTCACCGGCCGGCGCGAGCGCATCAGGACGCTGCGTCGCGGCGGCGGACTCTCCGGTTTCACCAGACGCTCTGAAAGCGAATATGATCCTTTTGGGGCGGCCCATTCCTCGACATCAATCTCGGCCGGGCTCGGCATGGCCGTGGCCAACACCCTATCCGGCAAGAACGGCAACGTCATAGCGGTGATCGGCGACGGCGCAATGTCGGCGGGAATGGCCTATGAGGCCATGAACAATGCCGGCGCGATGCATTCGCGCCTCATCATCATTCTGAACGACAATGAAATGTCGATCGCTCCGCCGGCGGGAGCGCTCTCCGCCTATTTGGCCCGCCTCGTGTCGGGCGGCGCCTATCGTTCCGTCCGCGAGGCAGTGAAACAGCTGGGAAGGCTGCTGCCGCGCTTTGTCTACGACAGGGCGCGCAAGACCGAGGAATTCGCGCGCAATTTCTGGGCCGGCGGCACCATGTTCGAGGAGCTTGGGATTTATTACGTCGGGCCTATCGACGGCCATAACCTTGACCAGATGCTGCCCGTCTTGAAAAACGTCCGCGATTTCAAAGAGACCGGACCGATCCTCGTGCATGTCGTGACGCAAAAGGGCAAGGGCTACGCTCCAGCCGAAGCGACGAAGGACAAATACCACGCGGTCAATATGTTCGACGTGGTGACCGGCAAACAGGTCAAGCCGAAACCCAACGCGCCCGTCTACACGAATGTCTTTGCGGAGGCCCTAGTCAAGGAGGCGGCAAAGGACGACAAGATCGTGGCGATCACGGCTGCCATGCCGAGCGGCACAGGACTCGATATTTTCCAAAAATCCTTTCCTGATCGCACCTTCGATGTCGGCATCGCGGAGCAGCATGCGGTGACTTTCGCGGCCGGCCTCGCGAGCGAAGGCTACAAGCCCTTCTGCGCGCTCTACTCGACCTTTCTCCAGCGCGGTTATGATCAGGTCGTGCATGACGTCGCGATCCAAAATCTCCCCGTGCGTTTCGCGATCGACCGCGCTGGCCTCGTTGGGGCGGACGGCGCGACGCATGCGGGTTCGTTTGACGTCGCCTTCCTCGGCATCGTGCCGAATATCGTCGTTATGGCGGCAGCCGACGAAGCCGAACTCGTCCATATGGTCGCAACCGCCGCGGCCTATGACGCCGGGCCCATCGCGTTACGCTATCCGCGCGGCGAAGGCGTCGGCGTCGAGATGCCGGTTGAGGGAAAGCCGCTGGAGATCGGCCGTGGCCGCATCGTGCGCGAAGGCAATAAGGTCGCCATTCTTTCCTTCGGCGCGCGCCTCGCCGAGGTTCTGAAAGCCGCCGAAGATCTTGCCGGCTATGGCGTCTCGACGACCGTCGCCGATGCGCGTTTCGCCAAGCCGCTGGATGTCGATCTCCTGATGCGGCTCGCGGCCAATCATGAGGTGCTGATCACGATCGAGGAAGGCTCCGTCGGCGGGTTCGGCTCATTCGTGGCCCAGAAGCTCACCGACGAAGGCGTTCTCGACGGCGCCGGTTCGCGCCCGCTCAAATTTCGCTCGATGGTGCTGCCCGACGTTTTCCAGGATCATGACAAGCCGGAAAAACTTTATGCGCAGGCAGGTCTCGACGCCAAGGCGGTGGTCGCCAAAGTGCTTTCGACCCTTGGCCGCGAAAGCGACGCATTAAAGAGCCGGATTGCGTAA
- a CDS encoding class I SAM-dependent RNA methyltransferase: protein MISFNARLQIEGLGQRGEGLSRGPDGTVFVPYALPGETIIAEVDGSRGKLVEIRTASPDRIRPICRYFSACGGCAVQTLAEQPYAQWKQGLLADAMRQAGIKAKAEPLRDAHGAGRRRATFHARTDASGRAITGFMEARAHKIVEIEGCPVLAPSLQEAPQIARALAQMLAASGRPLDILMTATASGLDVDLKGHGPLNEDETQRLVRFALRHDLARLSNHGAIVTVQRPPVVLMGKAMVAVPPGAFLQATEAGEAALAEEVCAALTGASRIADLFAGVGTFSLRLAAFAPVHAIDADEPALDALAKAARSAALRPVTIETRNLFRRPLSAEELAPFDAVIFDPPRAGAELQARAIAKSRVPVIVAVSCNAQTFARDAAILCSGGYALERVLPVDQFRYSPHLEIVATFKRSVKPRARRLLS from the coding sequence ATGATCAGTTTCAATGCGCGGCTTCAAATCGAGGGGCTTGGGCAGCGTGGCGAAGGCCTCTCGCGCGGCCCGGACGGAACGGTCTTCGTGCCCTACGCCCTGCCTGGCGAAACCATCATCGCCGAAGTGGATGGCTCGCGCGGTAAGCTCGTCGAAATCAGGACTGCGAGCCCCGACCGCATTCGACCCATCTGTCGCTACTTTTCGGCCTGCGGCGGCTGCGCCGTGCAAACGCTGGCCGAGCAGCCCTATGCGCAATGGAAGCAAGGCCTGCTGGCGGACGCAATGCGGCAGGCCGGGATCAAAGCCAAAGCTGAGCCGCTTAGGGATGCGCATGGAGCGGGCCGACGCCGCGCAACATTTCACGCCCGCACCGACGCGTCCGGCCGCGCAATAACGGGCTTCATGGAGGCGCGAGCGCACAAAATCGTCGAGATCGAAGGCTGCCCTGTACTCGCCCCGTCACTGCAGGAGGCGCCACAGATTGCGCGGGCGTTGGCGCAAATGCTCGCCGCCTCCGGCAGGCCGCTCGACATTTTGATGACGGCGACAGCATCAGGCCTCGACGTCGATCTCAAGGGCCACGGGCCGCTGAACGAAGACGAGACGCAACGGCTCGTGAGATTCGCCTTGCGCCACGATCTCGCGCGCCTTTCAAACCATGGCGCGATCGTCACCGTGCAGCGCCCGCCTGTCGTCCTCATGGGCAAAGCGATGGTCGCCGTTCCGCCCGGCGCGTTTTTGCAGGCGACGGAAGCAGGCGAAGCGGCGCTCGCAGAAGAGGTCTGCGCCGCGCTGACAGGAGCGAGCCGGATCGCTGATCTTTTTGCCGGCGTCGGCACGTTTTCGCTGCGGCTCGCGGCGTTCGCGCCAGTCCACGCGATCGACGCCGATGAGCCGGCGCTCGACGCCCTCGCCAAGGCCGCGCGCAGCGCAGCCTTGCGGCCAGTCACGATCGAGACGCGCAATCTGTTTCGACGCCCTCTGAGCGCCGAGGAATTAGCGCCTTTCGACGCCGTCATCTTCGATCCTCCGCGCGCAGGGGCCGAACTTCAGGCGCGCGCAATCGCCAAGTCCCGCGTTCCGGTCATCGTGGCAGTGTCCTGCAATGCGCAAACTTTCGCGCGCGACGCCGCTATCCTTTGCTCAGGCGGCTATGCGCTGGAGCGTGTTCTGCCGGTCGATCAGTTTCGCTACTCGCCGCATCTTGAAATCGTCGCGACATTCAAGCGAAGCGTAAAACCCCGAGCGCGGCGCCTATTGAGCTGA
- a CDS encoding rhomboid family intramembrane serine protease, with protein sequence MPAARERIFNVPGVVLGLVAILVIIQALCDLVSPLAHFKILALFAFVPGRFTFAFNPDLVTAALNATAGGDEDASQLAVFFLGDGRPLWWTPLTYAFLHGGWAHVGTNSLWLVAFGSAVARRFGNGRFLMFCAVCAVAGALTQFLTHMADLQPVVGASAVVSGAMAAVVRFAFQPGAPLGSAFSFVERGDHTYRLPALPLREIFSNRNAVIFLILWFFANFLSGVFPQTMGMPGASIAWEAHIGGFLAGLLGFRWFDPPPPIARDKLPPVSPF encoded by the coding sequence ATGCCCGCCGCGAGAGAACGAATTTTCAACGTGCCGGGAGTGGTCCTCGGGCTCGTCGCGATCCTCGTGATCATCCAGGCGCTCTGCGATCTGGTTTCGCCGCTGGCGCACTTCAAAATTCTCGCGCTCTTCGCCTTCGTGCCGGGGCGCTTCACTTTCGCCTTCAATCCCGACCTCGTCACAGCCGCCTTGAACGCGACGGCCGGGGGAGACGAAGACGCTTCGCAATTGGCGGTGTTCTTCCTCGGAGACGGCCGGCCACTCTGGTGGACCCCGCTCACTTACGCCTTCCTGCATGGCGGCTGGGCCCATGTCGGCACGAACAGCCTCTGGCTCGTTGCTTTCGGCTCCGCCGTGGCGCGTCGATTCGGGAATGGCCGGTTTCTGATGTTTTGCGCCGTCTGCGCCGTCGCGGGAGCGTTGACGCAGTTCCTCACGCATATGGCGGATTTGCAGCCAGTCGTCGGCGCCTCCGCCGTAGTGTCCGGCGCTATGGCGGCGGTGGTGCGCTTTGCGTTCCAACCAGGCGCGCCGCTCGGGTCCGCCTTCAGCTTCGTGGAACGCGGCGACCACACCTATCGGCTGCCGGCGCTTCCGCTGAGAGAGATCTTCTCCAACCGCAACGCGGTCATTTTTCTCATACTCTGGTTTTTCGCGAACTTCCTGTCGGGGGTCTTTCCGCAGACAATGGGCATGCCCGGCGCATCGATCGCCTGGGAAGCTCACATCGGCGGTTTTCTCGCCGGATTATTGGGGTTTCGGTGGTTCGATCCGCCGCCGCCTATCGCCCGGGACAAGCTGCCGCCCGTCAGCCCGTTCTAG
- a CDS encoding phosphate-starvation-inducible PsiE family protein has protein sequence MIEHIAPNERGPRARRFRLFEETAENWDSLGLYGWFEQAIALILTALTGAVIIIAVIDLIWAVARDLYLKGLEPVDHTVFQSIFGMIMTVLIAMEFNHTILSILHRKRSIVQLRTVILIALLALARKFIIIDLTETAPMTIAALAFAALSLGCVYWLVRQQDSREDAEAESPHAS, from the coding sequence ATGATCGAACATATCGCTCCGAATGAACGCGGGCCACGGGCGCGGCGTTTCCGGCTGTTTGAGGAAACCGCGGAGAATTGGGATAGCCTTGGTCTTTACGGCTGGTTCGAGCAGGCGATCGCCCTGATCCTCACCGCCCTCACCGGCGCTGTCATCATCATCGCCGTCATCGATCTCATCTGGGCCGTGGCGAGGGACCTTTACCTCAAGGGTCTGGAGCCGGTTGATCACACCGTCTTCCAGAGCATTTTCGGCATGATCATGACAGTGCTGATCGCCATGGAGTTCAACCACACGATCCTCAGCATCCTCCACCGCAAAAGGAGCATCGTTCAACTGCGGACCGTGATCTTGATCGCTCTCCTCGCCCTGGCTCGAAAATTCATCATTATCGACCTGACGGAGACCGCTCCCATGACCATCGCCGCTCTTGCTTTTGCGGCCTTGTCGCTGGGTTGTGTTTATTGGCTGGTGCGCCAGCAAGACTCTCGCGAGGATGCGGAGGCGGAATCGCCGCATGCGTCCTGA